One part of the Haliaeetus albicilla chromosome 27, bHalAlb1.1, whole genome shotgun sequence genome encodes these proteins:
- the LMAN2 gene encoding vesicular integral-membrane protein VIP36 has product MAAGAGGLLAAAALLLAVAGPRPAPAELTDGNSEHLKREHSLMKPYQGAGSAAMPLWDFQGSTMVTSQYVRLTPDERSREGSIWNRVPCFLKDWELHVHFKIHGAGKKNLHGDGLALWYTQERLVPGPVFGSKDNFHGLAIFLDTYPNDEATERVFPYISAMVNNGSLTYDHSKDGRWTELAGCTADLRNQNHDTFLAIRYSRGRLTVMTDVEDKNEWKNCIDIAGVQLPTGYFFGASAGTGDLSDNHDVISMKLFQLMVEHPLEDETVDWTKIEPSVSLLKSPKDNVDDPTGNFRSGPLTGWKVFLLLLCALLGIIVCAVVGAVVFQKRQERNKRFY; this is encoded by the exons ATGGCGGCGGGTGCGGGCGGgctgctggcggcggcggcgctgctgTTGGCGGTGGCCGGGCCGCGCCCGGCACCCGCCGAGCTCACGGATGGCAACAGCGAGCACCTGAAGCGGGAGCACTCGCTGATGAAGCCGTATCAGG GCGCGGGCTCCGCCGCGATGCCGCTGTGGGACTTCCAGGGCAGCACCATGGTCACCAGCCAGTACGTCCGCTTGACGCCCGACGAGCGCAGCCGGGAGGGCTCCATCTGGAACCGCGTG CCCTGCTTCCTCAAGGACTGGGAGCTCCACGTCCACTTCAAGATCCATGGAGCTGGCAAGAAGAACCTGCACGGGGACGGCCTGGCGCTGTGGTACACGCAGGAGCGGCTGGTGCCAG GTCCTGTCTTTGGCAGCAAGGACAACTTCCACGGACTGGCTATTTTCCTTGATACGTATCCCAACGATGAAGCAACAGAG cGTGTGTTCCCCTATATCTCTGCGATGGTGAACAACGGCTCCCTGACGTACGACCACAGTAAGGATGGGCGCTGGACAGAGCTAGCGGGGTGCACTGCCGACCTTCGGAACCAGAATCACGACACTTTCCTGGCAATTCGGTACTCCCGAGGTCGTCTCACG GTGATGACCGACGTGGAAGACAAGAATGAATGGAAGAACTGCATTGACATTGCAGGGGTGCAGCTGCCAACTGGCTACTTCTTTGGTGCTTCTGCTGGCACTGGAGACTTGTCTG ACAATCACGACGTTATCTCGATGAAGCTATTCCAGCTCATGGTGGAACACCCTCTAGAAGATGAGACCGTTGACTGGACCAAGATTGAGCCCAGTGTCAGCCTCCTTAAATCACCCAAAG ACAATGTGGATGACCCAACGGGGAATTTCCGAAGTGGGCCTCTGACAGGCTGGAAGGTGTTCTTGCTCCTGCTCTGCGCGCTGCTGGGCATCATCGTCTGCGCTGTGGTGGGAGCTGTGGTCTTCCAGAAACGCCAGGAGCGGAACAAGCGTTTCTACTAG
- the LOC138682418 gene encoding ADP-ribosylation factor-like protein 3 isoform X1, which translates to MEKQQLILEPVILFLSQGWGACQTRSCWRDPGTSPGQLPRCAAGQSDSQTMGDVQKGSPSTLCPQGLLSVIQRLKGSPEQELRIVLLGLDNAGKTTLLKRLASEEVSTITPTQGFNIKSVHSHGFKLNVWDIGGQRSIRPYWKKYLGSTDLLIYVIDSADQKRFEETGQELAELTEDESLMGVPLLVFANKQDLVTAAPAAEIAEGLSLHTYRDREWQIQACSALSGEGVQDGMNWISSQIMNRKK; encoded by the exons ATGGAGAAACAGCAGCTAATTCTGGAGCCCGTaatcctcttcctctcccaggGATGGGGTGCCTGCCAGACACGCAGCTGCTGGCGGGACCCCGGGACAAGCCCCGGGCAGCTCCCCAGgtgtgctgcagggcagagcgACTCCCAGACCATGGGTGATGTGCAGAAG ggctcccccagcaccctgtgCCCCCAGGGGCTGCTCTCCGTCATCCAGAGGCTGAAGGGTTCCCCGGAGCAGGAGCTCCGCATTGTCCTGCTGGGGCTGGACAACGCGGGGAAGACCACGCTGCTGAAACGCCTGGCATCCGAGGAGGTCAGCACCATCACCCCCACCCAG GGCTTCAACATAAAGAGCGTCCACTCGCACGGCTTCAAGCTAAACGTCTGGGATATCGGGGGGCAGCGCTCCATCCGCCCGTACTGGAAGAAGTATCTGGGCAGCACAGACCTGCTG ATTTATGTTATTGACAGCGCAGACCAGAAGCGTTTCGAGGAGACAGGGCAG gagctggcagagctcactGAGGACGAGTCCCTCATGGGGGTCCCACTGCTGGTGTTTGCCAACAAGCAGGACCTAGTGActgcagcacctgcagctgAAATTGCAGAAGGGCTGAGCCTCCACACCTACCGGGACCGGGAATGGCAGATCCAGGCCTGCTCAGCCTTGTCTGGGGAAGGAGTGCAG gaTGGGATGAACTGGATTTCCAGCCAGATCATGAACAGGAAGAAGTGA
- the LOC138682418 gene encoding ADP-ribosylation factor-like protein 3 isoform X2, translating into MEKQQLILEPVILFLSQGWGACQTRSCWRDPGTSPGQLPRCAAGQSDSQTMGDVQKGLLSVIQRLKGSPEQELRIVLLGLDNAGKTTLLKRLASEEVSTITPTQGFNIKSVHSHGFKLNVWDIGGQRSIRPYWKKYLGSTDLLIYVIDSADQKRFEETGQELAELTEDESLMGVPLLVFANKQDLVTAAPAAEIAEGLSLHTYRDREWQIQACSALSGEGVQDGMNWISSQIMNRKK; encoded by the exons ATGGAGAAACAGCAGCTAATTCTGGAGCCCGTaatcctcttcctctcccaggGATGGGGTGCCTGCCAGACACGCAGCTGCTGGCGGGACCCCGGGACAAGCCCCGGGCAGCTCCCCAGgtgtgctgcagggcagagcgACTCCCAGACCATGGGTGATGTGCAGAAG GGGCTGCTCTCCGTCATCCAGAGGCTGAAGGGTTCCCCGGAGCAGGAGCTCCGCATTGTCCTGCTGGGGCTGGACAACGCGGGGAAGACCACGCTGCTGAAACGCCTGGCATCCGAGGAGGTCAGCACCATCACCCCCACCCAG GGCTTCAACATAAAGAGCGTCCACTCGCACGGCTTCAAGCTAAACGTCTGGGATATCGGGGGGCAGCGCTCCATCCGCCCGTACTGGAAGAAGTATCTGGGCAGCACAGACCTGCTG ATTTATGTTATTGACAGCGCAGACCAGAAGCGTTTCGAGGAGACAGGGCAG gagctggcagagctcactGAGGACGAGTCCCTCATGGGGGTCCCACTGCTGGTGTTTGCCAACAAGCAGGACCTAGTGActgcagcacctgcagctgAAATTGCAGAAGGGCTGAGCCTCCACACCTACCGGGACCGGGAATGGCAGATCCAGGCCTGCTCAGCCTTGTCTGGGGAAGGAGTGCAG gaTGGGATGAACTGGATTTCCAGCCAGATCATGAACAGGAAGAAGTGA